A genomic segment from Pleurodeles waltl isolate 20211129_DDA chromosome 9, aPleWal1.hap1.20221129, whole genome shotgun sequence encodes:
- the TMEM229B gene encoding transmembrane protein 229B, whose protein sequence is MAMAEPLTALSRWYLYAIHGYFCEVMFTAAWDFVVNYNWKFPGVTSVWALFIYGTSILIVENMYLYLKDKCNILVRCLIYTLWTYIWEFTTGLILRQFNACPWDYSQFDFDFMGLITLEYAVPWFCAAFLMEQLVIRNTLRLRFDEHAEPGSRAVSTYSTANGHVKTN, encoded by the coding sequence ATGGCGATGGCAGAACCGTTGACTGCTCTCTCTCGCTGGTACCTTTATGCAATCCATGGCTACTTCTGCGAGGTCATGTTTACTGCTGCCTGGGATTTTGTGGTGAATTATAACTGGAAGTTTCCAGGGGTCACAAGTGTTTGGGCCCTCTTCATTTATGGCACCTCCATCCTAATAGTGGAGAACATGTATCTTTATTTGAAAGATAAATGCAACATTTTAGTCCGCTGCCTAATATACACCCTTTGGACGTACATTTGGGAATTCACCACAGGCCTCATCTTGAGACAGTTCAATGCCTGCCCATGGGACTATTCCCAGTTTGATTTCGACTTCATGGGTCTCATCACTTTGGAGTACGCCGTCCCCTGGTTTTGTGCAGCCTTTTTAATGGAACAGCTGGTCATTAGGAATACTCTACGATTGAGGTTTGATGAACATGCAGAGCCAGGATCCCGGGCAGTGTCAACATATTCCACGGCCAATGGTCATGTCAAAACTAACTGA